One Prunus dulcis chromosome 7, ALMONDv2, whole genome shotgun sequence DNA segment encodes these proteins:
- the LOC117635889 gene encoding AAA-ATPase At2g18193-like, whose amino-acid sequence MFSLNDLKDQMPTTPSALLSAYASFTAFMMLVRSMANELIPAPLRSYIYKAINYIFAPFFSVEFTLLIDQYFGMTRNQVYDAAEVYLRTKIGPSTVRLRVGKTPRKKTIGVTIDEDEEVADTFDNVKLRWRFLVETKKLGKSDMTSTKRFFELTFCKKHKDKVLKAYLPFVLAQADAIKAEEKVVKLYTRHYWSRSDEDDDGCSEWGSVNLEHPSTFETMALDTELKRTIIEDLEMFVRRREFYKKVGKAWKRGYLLYGPPGTGKSSLIAAMANYLKFNVYDLELASISSDAVLKRVLLSTTNRSILVIEDIDCCRVDVRNRASDSDSDSDSDNQVTLSGLLNFIDGLWSSCGDERIIVFTTNHKDRLDPALLRPGRMDVHIHLSYCTTSGFRILASNYLGIGDNNRHCRCGEIEGLIESTEVTPAEVAEELMKSEDADVALQGLVNLLKRKKAESEKKKLLIKNKKPRGRKGITKLLRFIFPAMHSDA is encoded by the exons aTGTTTTCTCTCAACGATCTGAAAGATCAGATGCCAACAACACCATCGGCTCTGCTTTCAGCCTATGCCTCCTTCACAGCATTCATGATGCTGGTGCGCTCCATGGCCAACGAGCTCATCCCGGCCCCTCTCCGCTCCTACATCTACAAGGCCATCAATTACATTTTTGCACCTTTCTTCTCCGTCGAGTTCACTCTGCTCATCGACCAGTACTTCGGCATGACGCGCAACCAAGTCTACGATGCCGCCGAGGTCTATCTTCGGACAAAGATCGGTCCCTCCACTGTGCGCCTCCGCGTTGGCAAAACGCCCCGGAAGAAGACCATCGGCGTCACCATTGACGAAGACGAGGAAGTCGCCGACACCTTCGACAATGTCAAGCTCAGGTGGCGTTTCTTGGTGGAGACCAAAAAGCTCGGCAAGAGCGACATGACTTCTACGAAACGTTTCTTCGAGCTGACCTTCTGCAAGAAACACAAAGACAAGGTTTTGAAGGCTTACCTGCCCTTCGTGCTTGCTCAGGCCGATGCCATCAAAGCAGAGGAAAAGGTTGTCAAGCTCTACACTCGTCATTACTGGTCGCGCAGTGATGAGGACGACGACGGCTGCTCCGAGTGGGGCTCGGTGAACCTGGAGCACCCGTCCACGTTCGAGACAATGGCGCTGGACACAGAGCTGAAGAGAACCATTATTGAGGATTTGGAGATGTTTGTGAGGAGGAGGGAGTTTTACAAGAAGGTGGGCAAGGCTTGGAAAAGAGGCTACTTGCTGTATGGCCCACCTGGTACCGGAAAATCCAGCCTAATAGCAGCCATGGCTAACTATCTCAAGTTCAATGTGTATGATTTGGAGCTTGCTAGTATTTCTAGCGACGCTGTGTTGAAGAGGGTGTTGCTGTCCACCACAAATCGTTCTATTTTGGTAATCGAGGATATTGATTGCTGCAGAGTGGATGTTCGAAACAGGGCATCGGATTCGGATTCAGATTCGGACTCAGATAACCAG GTGACACTATCAGGCCTGCTCAACTTCATAGATGGATTGTGGTCAAGCTGTGGCGATGAGAGAATTATTGTGTTCACCACAAACCACAAGGATCGGCTTGACCCTGCATTGCTGCGTCCTGGTCGAATGGACGTCCACATTCACCTGTCCTATTGCACCACCAGTGGGTTCAGGATCTTGGCCTCTAACTACCTTGGAATTGGTGACAACAATCGTCACTGCCGTTGTGGCGAAATTGAAGGGTTGATAGAGAGCACAGAGGTGACTCCTGCAGAGGTTGCCGAGGAGCTCATGAAGAGTGAAGATGCTGATGTTGCTCTTCAAGGACTTGTCAATTTGCTCAAGCGTAAGAAGGCCGAGagcgagaaaaaaaaattgcttatCAAGAACAAGAAGCCACGAGGCAGAAAAGGGATAACAAAGTTGCTGAGGTTCATCTTCCCTGCAATGCATTCTGatgcatga